In Halobacillus amylolyticus, the following proteins share a genomic window:
- the hisIE gene encoding bifunctional phosphoribosyl-AMP cyclohydrolase/phosphoribosyl-ATP diphosphatase HisIE: MNLDAIQFDEKGLVPAIVQDARSKSVLTLAYMNRESINLTLEKGETIFYSRSRKELWHKGETSGNTQKVVNIHFDCDQDALLVQVIPSGPACHKGEYSCFNESLLDQGDKGIDQQPYAILDQLRNVLSERKTTLPENSYTSQLFQEGVDRIAKKIGEEAGEVIIAAKNDDPEELSMESADLLFHLLMLLTDRGVSLDQVLAVLEKRHQS; this comes from the coding sequence ATGAATCTTGATGCCATTCAGTTTGATGAAAAAGGATTAGTGCCTGCCATTGTTCAGGATGCACGGTCAAAATCTGTTTTGACGCTTGCCTATATGAATCGGGAATCAATCAACCTAACGTTAGAAAAAGGAGAAACCATCTTTTATAGTCGCTCACGAAAGGAGCTTTGGCACAAAGGAGAAACCTCCGGAAATACGCAAAAGGTTGTAAACATTCATTTTGACTGTGATCAAGATGCCCTGTTAGTCCAAGTGATTCCATCAGGACCTGCTTGTCATAAAGGCGAGTATAGCTGCTTTAATGAATCGTTGCTCGATCAGGGTGATAAGGGGATTGATCAGCAGCCTTATGCGATACTGGACCAGTTAAGAAATGTGCTGTCAGAGCGAAAGACAACTTTACCTGAGAATTCCTACACATCACAGCTTTTTCAGGAAGGTGTGGACCGGATTGCCAAAAAGATTGGGGAAGAAGCAGGAGAGGTAATCATTGCAGCGAAAAACGATGATCCAGAAGAACTTTCAATGGAATCAGCTGATTTATTATTCCACCTGTTGATGCTGTTGACGGATCGAGGAGTAAGCCTGGATCAAGTCTTAGCTGTGTTAGAAAAGCGTCATCAATCATAG
- a CDS encoding tetratricopeptide repeat protein, whose amino-acid sequence MTTSTNPTARNEKTNVIPFLPTGNFYFSHGIHAFKKRRFNAAVKWLRKAIEMSPDEPLYSCQLSVVYTEIGSYHAANQLLSEVIINFGDQYTDCYYLMANNYAHLGLLNDAKKYAEKYLERTDDGDFEEAAEQLLGMLNSLEEEDDEDEFAFDDEDELLIYQETAFYHLEHEEWDQALPVLQEMMELFPEFNLAKHKYAYALFYSGEEDEAIELEKAWLKKDEKNIHSLVNLACFYLANQQDEQAKLLIDPLRNVFPMHEQQKLAIAETLARAGQYNEAVERFRALKNKQVVGRRNYYKWFSISCYHTGNPARALQLWEKGCKQFPKLSEEGGPWIRS is encoded by the coding sequence ATGACGACATCAACGAATCCTACTGCAAGGAATGAAAAGACAAATGTGATCCCTTTTTTACCAACAGGGAATTTTTACTTTTCTCATGGGATCCATGCCTTTAAAAAGCGGCGGTTTAATGCTGCCGTTAAATGGTTAAGAAAAGCCATTGAGATGAGTCCGGATGAACCACTTTACTCCTGTCAACTCTCAGTCGTCTATACTGAAATTGGCTCTTATCATGCTGCAAATCAGCTGTTAAGTGAAGTGATTATTAATTTCGGGGACCAATATACGGATTGCTATTATCTTATGGCCAACAACTATGCACATCTTGGCCTATTGAATGATGCAAAAAAATATGCTGAAAAATATTTGGAACGAACGGATGACGGAGACTTTGAAGAAGCTGCTGAACAACTTCTTGGTATGCTTAATTCCTTAGAAGAGGAAGATGATGAAGATGAGTTTGCCTTCGATGATGAAGATGAACTTCTTATATACCAGGAAACGGCTTTTTATCATTTAGAGCATGAGGAATGGGACCAAGCTTTGCCTGTTTTGCAGGAAATGATGGAGCTGTTTCCGGAATTCAACCTTGCTAAGCACAAGTATGCTTATGCCTTGTTTTATAGCGGGGAAGAAGATGAAGCCATTGAATTGGAAAAAGCGTGGCTAAAGAAAGACGAAAAAAATATTCACAGTCTTGTGAATCTAGCCTGCTTTTATCTTGCCAATCAACAGGATGAGCAAGCGAAACTGTTAATTGATCCATTAAGAAATGTATTTCCAATGCATGAACAACAAAAGCTGGCTATAGCTGAAACGTTGGCACGTGCCGGGCAATATAATGAAGCAGTGGAGCGTTTCCGTGCCTTAAAGAATAAACAAGTAGTCGGTAGAAGAAACTACTATAAATGGTTTAGTATTTCGTGTTATCACACAGGAAATCCTGCCCGCGCGCTTCAACTTTGGGAAAAGGGCTGTAAGCAGTTCCCGAAGCTAAGTGAAGAGGGCGGGCCTTGGATTCGCTCTTAA